In Porphyrobacter sp. LM 6, one DNA window encodes the following:
- a CDS encoding putative bifunctional diguanylate cyclase/phosphodiesterase, producing the protein MSKRAGPRLQPAVATLAMTMLVVLAAFGGWFRAAEQRLDALSFLLFDRPSSGQVHVVEMDAASMASVGSWPWPRDHYARIVSQLDAAGVRSISFDLDFSGTSEPDKDRAFAAALARSRVPVALPTFAQNAGFQEGRQLDSLPIELLRRHAQLASVSVIPDPDGFVRRMPLGTITGGTPRPSIAALVAGRSGTVGRSFPIDYAIRLDTIPRHSFSAVERGAFQADALKGKDVIIGATAIEMGDRYPVPRYGVIPGVMVQALAAETLRGGVPSYGGWVAPLALVGLFGLLVGNAKRRRVVLARAAIATVLLFALWAAARGLWGIWFEIVPALALVALATSVLTAMITHRAASRARRTDPDSGLPNKLALDLLLRADEHRYVIAAQIEDFDVIKLTVGEDNLGKLMRRLAERLGSTMPQTRICRIEDRMLAWATRQEICDLEDQMAALRAVMSSPFEIDGRRVAVALTFGVAPADGPLPAVYAAQAAAFAKRSGKQWRLHAEGESEALARQFSLLGEIDDAMSEGQIRVLYQPKLNIATGQIDAVEALVRWHHPERGLIPPDLFIPLIEESGRIDDLTLHVMALAIEDMRRCCDLGLVIQVAVNVSARALGSDAFAGEVLALLARTGAPAHRLTFELTESAKFEDTDRAIAMLAAFREAGINIALDDYGTGQSTLNYLKVLTVSELKIDRSFVQHAHVDRGDAMMVRSTIQLAHELGIKVVAEGVEDEVCLAFLEAIGCDYAQGYFVGRPMTAEDLVVAVKQPAMIAA; encoded by the coding sequence ATGTCCAAGCGGGCAGGGCCGCGCTTGCAGCCTGCCGTGGCAACGCTGGCCATGACGATGCTCGTGGTGCTGGCTGCATTTGGCGGCTGGTTCCGCGCGGCTGAGCAACGCCTCGATGCGCTGTCTTTCCTGCTCTTCGACCGTCCCTCGAGCGGACAGGTCCATGTGGTGGAAATGGACGCCGCCAGCATGGCCAGCGTTGGCAGCTGGCCGTGGCCGCGCGATCACTATGCGCGCATAGTCAGCCAGCTGGATGCTGCCGGGGTGCGCTCGATCAGCTTCGACCTCGATTTCTCGGGTACGTCCGAGCCCGACAAGGATCGCGCTTTCGCCGCAGCGCTGGCCCGCTCGCGGGTGCCTGTGGCCTTGCCGACCTTTGCCCAGAACGCCGGCTTCCAGGAGGGGCGTCAGCTCGATTCACTGCCGATCGAGCTGCTGCGACGCCATGCGCAACTCGCGTCGGTCTCGGTCATTCCCGATCCCGACGGCTTTGTGCGCCGGATGCCGCTGGGCACGATCACCGGTGGCACCCCGCGCCCATCGATCGCTGCACTGGTGGCAGGACGCTCTGGCACGGTGGGGCGGAGCTTTCCGATCGACTACGCGATAAGGCTCGACACCATCCCGCGTCACAGCTTTTCGGCAGTGGAGCGCGGCGCCTTTCAAGCCGACGCGCTCAAGGGCAAGGACGTGATCATCGGCGCGACCGCGATCGAGATGGGTGATCGCTACCCGGTGCCGCGTTACGGCGTCATTCCGGGAGTGATGGTCCAGGCGTTGGCGGCCGAGACGCTGCGTGGCGGGGTCCCGTCCTATGGCGGCTGGGTTGCCCCGTTGGCTCTCGTCGGGCTTTTCGGCCTGCTGGTCGGGAATGCCAAGCGACGCCGCGTCGTATTAGCGAGAGCCGCAATTGCTACGGTGCTGCTGTTTGCGCTTTGGGCTGCGGCGCGCGGTCTGTGGGGGATATGGTTCGAGATTGTTCCCGCGCTCGCGCTGGTTGCGCTGGCAACAAGCGTGCTGACCGCGATGATCACCCACCGCGCAGCAAGCCGCGCACGGCGGACCGATCCCGATAGCGGCCTGCCGAACAAGCTGGCGCTCGATTTGCTCCTGCGCGCGGACGAGCATCGCTACGTCATTGCAGCGCAGATCGAGGACTTCGATGTCATCAAGCTGACAGTCGGTGAAGACAATCTCGGCAAGCTGATGCGCCGCCTTGCGGAACGCCTCGGGAGCACGATGCCGCAGACGCGCATTTGCAGGATCGAGGACCGGATGCTGGCATGGGCCACGCGGCAGGAAATCTGCGATCTGGAAGACCAGATGGCGGCACTGCGGGCGGTGATGTCGAGCCCGTTCGAGATTGACGGCCGGCGGGTCGCTGTTGCGCTGACCTTTGGTGTGGCGCCGGCCGATGGTCCCTTGCCCGCCGTCTACGCGGCGCAGGCGGCTGCCTTCGCCAAGCGGTCGGGCAAGCAGTGGCGGCTCCACGCCGAAGGTGAGAGTGAAGCCCTCGCCCGGCAGTTTTCGCTGCTTGGCGAGATCGACGATGCCATGAGCGAAGGCCAGATCCGGGTGCTCTATCAGCCCAAGCTCAACATCGCCACGGGCCAGATCGACGCGGTCGAGGCACTGGTGCGTTGGCACCACCCGGAACGCGGGCTGATCCCGCCGGATCTGTTCATCCCGCTGATCGAGGAAAGCGGACGGATCGATGATCTGACGCTGCACGTTATGGCGCTGGCGATCGAGGACATGCGCCGCTGTTGCGATCTGGGGCTTGTGATCCAGGTTGCGGTCAATGTCTCGGCGCGGGCGCTGGGATCGGATGCTTTCGCAGGCGAAGTGCTGGCGCTGCTCGCGCGTACAGGCGCGCCGGCGCACAGGCTTACCTTCGAGCTGACCGAATCCGCCAAGTTCGAAGATACTGACAGGGCCATCGCTATGCTCGCTGCCTTCCGCGAGGCGGGGATCAACATCGCACTCGACGATTACGGGACTGGCCAGTCGACGCTGAATTATCTCAAGGTCCTCACTGTGTCCGAGCTGAAGATCGATCGCAGCTTTGTGCAACACGCCCATGTTGATCGCGGCGATGCGATGATGGTGCGCTCGACCATCCAGCTGGCGCACGAGCTCGGCATCAAGGTGGTGGCCGAAGGGGTGGAGGACGAGGTCTGCCTCGCGTTCCTCGAAGCCATCGGCTGCGATTACGCACAGGGCTATTTTGTCGGACGGCCGATGACGGCGGAAGATCTCGTGGTGGCTGTCAAGCAGCCCGCCATGATCGCTGCCTGA
- a CDS encoding GNAT family N-acetyltransferase encodes MTLTLREGDACAFFDAPFNAYPESVGYVSPMKGDVEKMLDPAKNPLWLSGNPFRFWTVHRDGRAIGRIIAHLHRQSNTRWGWNRAQFGFFDCADDPEAGQMLLSAAEGFAREQGADELVGNFNLTAMQQCGVMTGGFGEQAYTDMIVGAPWLPGMLAAAGFAPYFPMTTFEVDLTRASVPVPPLDPARFEFAPIKKSTFPERMEEARQLLNDGFYDNPMFVPLTPEEFQFQAGELSTILDPRLSSVLKRDGQPVGVIIAIPDLNGFLKATRSRFGLSTPWHFLRYRMNRKRAVLIFYSVARAAHSQGIMGAMIAHTLGRVQAAGYETVGGTWISDENPASLRQVEKLGGRALHKLHLFRKELT; translated from the coding sequence ATGACCCTCACCTTGCGCGAAGGCGACGCCTGCGCCTTCTTCGACGCGCCGTTCAACGCCTATCCCGAAAGCGTCGGCTACGTCTCGCCGATGAAGGGCGATGTCGAAAAGATGCTCGATCCGGCCAAGAACCCGCTCTGGCTCTCGGGCAACCCCTTCCGCTTCTGGACGGTGCACCGCGATGGCCGCGCAATCGGCCGGATCATCGCCCATCTGCACCGCCAGTCGAACACCCGCTGGGGCTGGAACCGCGCGCAGTTCGGGTTCTTCGACTGCGCTGATGACCCCGAGGCTGGACAGATGCTGCTGTCCGCTGCCGAAGGCTTTGCCCGCGAACAGGGCGCAGACGAACTGGTCGGCAACTTCAACCTCACTGCCATGCAGCAATGCGGTGTTATGACCGGCGGCTTCGGTGAACAGGCCTATACTGACATGATCGTCGGCGCGCCATGGCTGCCGGGGATGCTCGCGGCGGCAGGCTTTGCGCCCTACTTCCCGATGACTACCTTCGAGGTCGATCTGACCCGCGCCAGCGTGCCCGTGCCGCCGCTCGATCCGGCACGGTTCGAATTCGCCCCGATCAAGAAATCGACCTTCCCCGAACGGATGGAAGAGGCCCGCCAGCTGCTCAATGACGGGTTCTACGACAACCCGATGTTCGTGCCGCTGACGCCGGAGGAATTCCAGTTCCAGGCGGGCGAATTGAGCACGATCCTCGATCCGCGCCTGTCGTCGGTGCTCAAGCGCGACGGCCAGCCTGTCGGCGTGATCATCGCGATCCCCGACTTGAACGGCTTCCTGAAAGCCACCCGCTCGCGTTTTGGCCTTTCCACGCCGTGGCACTTCCTGCGTTACCGGATGAACCGCAAACGCGCGGTGCTGATCTTCTATTCGGTCGCCCGGGCGGCGCACAGCCAGGGGATCATGGGCGCCATGATCGCGCATACGCTGGGCCGCGTGCAGGCAGCAGGATACGAAACCGTCGGCGGCACGTGGATTTCGGATGAAAATCCGGCCAGTCTCAGGCAAGTTGAAAAGCTGGGCGGGCGGGCACTGCACAAGCTCCACCTGTTCCGCAAGGAACTGACATGA
- a CDS encoding HesA/MoeB/ThiF family protein: MMTAFDYAEMTTRNRGFVTEAEQARLREAAVFIPGVGGMGGAAFMALVRAGVGRFVIADIDVFEVSNLNRQLFCRADTIGELKAEAAARLALEINPELQIEVLGREWTQALPDILPRVDVAINGTDDAAAGAEYYRQCRTHGRTLIDAYASPLPSVTVVRPQDPRLEERLGYPTIGVPWQSITKDMGVECLMREIEYVLVHSSSHKYVDLDVAGEVASGKRSRFSFSTMVTMAGTLMAEEAIRVILSRPGGTDYRGYFFNAHAMKTERPLPAPLAFAKRALVRRFMAKLLAE; encoded by the coding sequence ATGATGACCGCATTCGATTATGCCGAAATGACCACCCGCAACCGCGGCTTCGTGACCGAGGCCGAACAGGCGCGGCTACGCGAGGCCGCCGTGTTCATCCCCGGCGTCGGCGGCATGGGCGGCGCGGCCTTCATGGCGCTGGTGCGCGCGGGCGTGGGCCGCTTCGTGATCGCCGATATCGACGTGTTCGAGGTCTCGAACCTCAACCGCCAGCTGTTCTGCCGTGCCGACACCATCGGCGAGCTCAAGGCCGAAGCCGCCGCGCGGCTGGCGTTGGAGATCAACCCGGAGTTGCAGATCGAGGTGCTGGGCCGCGAATGGACGCAAGCCCTGCCCGATATTCTCCCGCGCGTCGATGTGGCGATCAACGGGACGGACGATGCGGCGGCAGGCGCGGAATACTACCGCCAGTGCCGCACCCACGGGCGCACGCTGATCGATGCCTATGCCTCGCCCCTGCCCTCGGTTACCGTGGTGCGCCCGCAGGACCCGCGCCTCGAAGAACGGCTCGGCTACCCTACCATCGGCGTGCCGTGGCAGAGCATCACCAAGGACATGGGCGTCGAATGCCTGATGCGCGAGATCGAATATGTGCTGGTGCACTCCTCCAGCCACAAATATGTCGACCTTGATGTCGCGGGCGAGGTCGCGTCGGGCAAGCGTTCGCGCTTCAGCTTTTCGACGATGGTGACGATGGCAGGCACGCTGATGGCCGAAGAGGCGATCCGGGTGATCCTCTCACGCCCCGGCGGCACCGATTATCGCGGCTATTTCTTCAACGCCCACGCGATGAAGACGGAGCGCCCGCTCCCCGCCCCGCTGGCTTTTGCCAAGCGCGCGCTGGTCCGGCGGTTCATGGCGAAGTTGCTGGCCGAATGA
- a CDS encoding LacI family DNA-binding transcriptional regulator, with amino-acid sequence MSAQDDRNTRTTVRTITDLARLAGVSPGTVSRALAGKSLVNAKTRDKIVSLAREHGFRPNQMASGLRRQKTGVIGVVIPLGHDSRQQISDTFFMTLLGFLADELTREGYDLMLRRVVPETDPDWLDRFIGCGMIDGVIVIGQSDQFERIEDVADGYDAMVVWGNHTEGQRHCVVGTDNRLGGRLAAERLVAAGAKQIAFLGDTTAIEFAARFAGADDVVRRMNLPPIITLPTHLSPDRASEEIAAHMAAIAGRVDGIFAATDTLAALCLTALRERGIAVPDDVRLVGFDDLPIARQTVPPLTTVRQDIGAGARGLVDLLLRRMAGEQTESLVLPPQLTVRQTA; translated from the coding sequence ATGTCCGCACAGGACGACAGGAATACGCGCACGACAGTGCGCACCATTACCGATCTGGCTCGGCTGGCCGGGGTCTCCCCCGGCACGGTCAGCCGCGCGCTGGCCGGCAAGAGCCTCGTCAACGCCAAGACCCGCGACAAGATCGTCAGCTTGGCGCGCGAACACGGCTTCCGCCCCAACCAGATGGCGAGCGGGTTGCGCCGCCAGAAGACCGGGGTGATCGGCGTGGTCATCCCGCTCGGCCATGACAGCCGCCAGCAGATTTCCGACACCTTCTTCATGACGCTACTCGGCTTCCTCGCCGACGAGCTGACCCGCGAAGGCTATGACCTCATGCTGCGCCGCGTGGTGCCGGAGACCGATCCCGACTGGCTCGACCGGTTCATCGGCTGCGGCATGATCGACGGGGTCATCGTAATCGGCCAGTCCGACCAGTTCGAACGGATCGAGGACGTGGCCGATGGTTATGATGCGATGGTGGTGTGGGGCAACCACACCGAAGGCCAGCGCCACTGCGTAGTCGGCACCGACAACCGGCTCGGCGGTCGGCTTGCGGCAGAACGCCTGGTCGCTGCGGGTGCCAAGCAGATCGCCTTCCTCGGCGATACCACCGCGATCGAATTCGCCGCGCGTTTTGCCGGGGCCGATGATGTGGTTCGGCGAATGAACCTGCCGCCAATCATCACCCTGCCCACCCACCTCTCGCCCGACCGCGCGAGCGAAGAGATCGCGGCGCACATGGCCGCCATCGCGGGCCGGGTCGACGGCATCTTCGCCGCGACCGACACACTCGCCGCGCTGTGCCTTACCGCGCTGCGCGAACGCGGGATTGCAGTGCCCGACGACGTGCGACTGGTCGGGTTCGACGATCTGCCGATCGCCCGCCAGACCGTGCCGCCGCTCACCACCGTCCGGCAGGATATCGGCGCAGGTGCGCGCGGGCTGGTCGACCTGCTGCTGCGCCGCATGGCGGGCGAGCAGACCGAAAGCCTCGTCCTGCCCCCGCAGCTGACCGTGCGCCAAACCGCCTGA
- a CDS encoding FecR family protein, whose product MSKLFRFFLPLFLILFGSVPAFAQGMDWTISEAKGAVVLIDARGERRAETGAILAPGAIVRTKAQSSAVLVRGREFVTLRQNAQIRIAPPKQERSLVQIIQDYGSALFNIGKQADPHFGVQTPYLVAVVKGTTFIIAVNDEGATLQVTEGAVEASTLDGGARELILPGAVAMIAANDNLRLVVEGEGVGQRVVDSPARSESASASAAAAPTAGANAVSDGSATPASAEPSSEYRSNRIDGVIASSPADIGSYSGGFASGQVSVLAAAVVSENTARGTEPALSSDGGRIGDTSEGAVAGVTPTDVAAPTPATSPTQAPVAPVGTAGTGAGATAGTGTGAGARAPSGGADTLRAGSGTPTDPRSGGRTPPR is encoded by the coding sequence ATGTCCAAGCTTTTCCGTTTCTTTCTTCCGCTGTTTCTGATCCTGTTCGGCAGTGTTCCCGCCTTTGCACAAGGCATGGACTGGACGATCAGCGAAGCGAAGGGCGCGGTCGTTCTCATCGACGCGCGCGGCGAACGCCGGGCCGAAACAGGCGCAATCCTTGCTCCGGGTGCAATCGTTCGCACCAAGGCGCAATCGAGTGCGGTGCTGGTGCGCGGGCGGGAATTCGTTACCTTGCGCCAGAACGCGCAGATCCGGATTGCGCCGCCCAAGCAGGAGCGCTCGCTCGTGCAGATCATTCAGGACTATGGCAGCGCGCTGTTCAACATCGGCAAGCAGGCTGATCCGCATTTCGGCGTGCAGACCCCCTATCTGGTCGCGGTGGTGAAGGGCACGACCTTCATCATTGCGGTCAATGATGAAGGCGCGACGCTGCAAGTGACCGAGGGCGCGGTTGAAGCTTCGACTCTTGATGGCGGTGCGCGCGAGCTGATACTCCCCGGCGCGGTGGCGATGATCGCTGCGAACGACAATCTGCGACTGGTGGTCGAAGGCGAAGGCGTTGGCCAGCGGGTCGTCGATTCGCCTGCCCGCAGCGAAAGCGCATCTGCCTCGGCTGCGGCTGCGCCCACAGCGGGGGCGAACGCGGTGTCTGATGGGTCAGCTACGCCTGCGTCAGCAGAACCGTCGTCCGAATACAGAAGCAATCGGATCGACGGCGTGATCGCCAGCAGCCCCGCCGACATTGGCAGCTATTCGGGCGGATTTGCCTCTGGTCAGGTGTCGGTGCTCGCGGCAGCGGTTGTGTCGGAAAACACGGCGCGCGGAACCGAGCCCGCATTGAGCAGCGATGGCGGACGCATTGGCGACACCAGCGAGGGCGCTGTGGCCGGAGTCACGCCGACGGATGTTGCTGCCCCCACGCCAGCCACCAGCCCGACCCAGGCGCCGGTCGCCCCTGTCGGTACGGCGGGTACTGGCGCGGGCGCAACGGCGGGGACGGGCACGGGCGCAGGAGCACGCGCCCCGTCCGGAGGCGCTGATACTCTCCGCGCTGGCTCCGGCACGCCGACCGATCCGCGCTCGGGTGGCCGCACCCCGCCGCGTTGA
- a CDS encoding ShlB/FhaC/HecB family hemolysin secretion/activation protein translates to MRLVKFIIVVPLLVSGQAVAAQDALDRTNPVQQVDRERTLMPVRQQVRIDIQPVIDATAPSDDVPPLEVGSIVIDGLDTLRRSDFAAVIEPYAGRSLSRAELRQLTDQVADHARKQGYILATAWIPEQALTGGMLRIRVDEGGIDAIRLEGVDDPAVRAQLQTLIDQRPITLERLQRAVLLADDLPGAWIRSTRFENEGARRVLVVDARREDFRGTVQVSTDGTKPVAPVRARIDVDASGLLSPRDQIDLSYTMAPLDPNELAFFNTRYSIVVNNAGTRVEAFGTYSQTRPGAYLAEFQLLGEAWQGGIRVRHPVMRTQRRSLWIDAAGELQDLRQDQLGALFRQDRIALARVGLYGYGPLAGGTLRGSATLSQGLSILGATQMGDPLASRLDAEPDFTTFAWWASWERKLASRLSLSLAGRGQFSSAPLLIGESFTLGGGMFLRGYDVAQRVGDQGIAGFGELRYDWPDALGNERNLQLYAYADGGTVSNLNGGIGDGTLASSGGGLRADLTSMLNLGLEVAVPLTEVRYDTNDRSPRINLRVAQSF, encoded by the coding sequence GTGCGGCTGGTAAAATTCATCATTGTTGTGCCTTTGCTGGTGTCCGGCCAGGCGGTCGCGGCGCAGGACGCGCTCGACCGCACGAACCCCGTGCAGCAGGTCGACCGCGAACGCACGCTGATGCCCGTCAGACAGCAGGTCAGAATCGACATTCAGCCGGTGATTGACGCAACCGCGCCGTCAGATGATGTGCCGCCGCTCGAGGTCGGTTCGATCGTGATCGACGGGCTCGACACACTTCGCCGCAGCGATTTTGCCGCCGTGATCGAACCCTATGCCGGCCGCAGCCTTTCACGTGCAGAATTGCGCCAACTCACCGATCAGGTCGCCGATCATGCGCGCAAGCAAGGCTATATCCTCGCCACAGCCTGGATTCCGGAGCAGGCCTTGACCGGCGGCATGCTCCGCATCCGGGTGGATGAAGGCGGTATCGATGCAATCCGGCTTGAAGGCGTGGATGATCCGGCGGTGCGCGCCCAGCTCCAGACCCTGATCGATCAGCGCCCGATCACGCTTGAGCGCCTGCAACGCGCCGTGCTGCTGGCCGACGATCTGCCCGGTGCATGGATTCGCTCCACCCGGTTCGAAAATGAGGGCGCACGTCGCGTGCTGGTGGTCGATGCCCGGCGCGAGGATTTCCGGGGCACAGTTCAGGTCAGCACCGACGGGACCAAGCCGGTTGCCCCGGTGCGCGCGCGGATCGATGTGGATGCCAGCGGCCTCTTGTCCCCGCGCGATCAGATTGATCTCAGCTATACGATGGCGCCCCTCGATCCCAACGAACTCGCGTTCTTCAACACACGCTACAGCATTGTCGTGAACAACGCCGGCACGCGGGTCGAAGCATTCGGCACCTATTCGCAAACCCGGCCCGGGGCCTATCTGGCTGAATTCCAGCTGCTCGGCGAGGCGTGGCAGGGCGGCATCCGGGTGCGGCATCCAGTGATGCGGACCCAACGCCGCAGCCTCTGGATCGACGCTGCCGGCGAACTGCAAGATCTGCGTCAGGACCAGCTTGGCGCGCTGTTCCGGCAAGACCGGATCGCGCTCGCGCGGGTAGGGCTCTATGGCTACGGACCGCTCGCAGGCGGCACCTTGCGCGGCAGCGCGACTCTTTCCCAGGGTCTCTCGATCCTCGGCGCGACACAGATGGGCGATCCGCTGGCCTCGCGGCTCGATGCCGAACCCGATTTCACGACATTTGCCTGGTGGGCCAGTTGGGAGCGCAAGCTCGCCAGCCGGCTGAGCCTCTCGCTTGCCGGACGCGGCCAATTCTCGTCCGCACCGCTCCTGATCGGCGAAAGCTTCACGCTGGGCGGAGGCATGTTCTTGCGCGGCTATGACGTTGCCCAGCGGGTGGGTGATCAGGGCATCGCCGGGTTCGGCGAACTGCGCTACGATTGGCCGGACGCTTTGGGGAATGAGCGCAACCTGCAGCTTTACGCCTATGCCGACGGGGGCACAGTCTCGAACCTGAACGGCGGGATCGGTGACGGTACGCTGGCTTCAAGCGGTGGCGGGCTGCGCGCCGATCTAACGTCGATGCTCAATCTCGGTCTTGAAGTGGCCGTGCCGCTCACCGAGGTGCGCTACGACACCAACGACAGGTCGCCGCGGATCAACTTGCGGGTCGCACAGTCGTTCTGA
- a CDS encoding MFS transporter produces the protein MANKPRLSLLRIIEMNIGFFGLQFSFGLQQANMGPIYGFLGADEATMPLLWLAGPMTGLIIQPIIGAMSDRTNTRMGRRTPYFLIGAVICTLSLFAMPYSSALWMAASLLWILDAGNNITMEPYRAYVADRLAADQRSVGFLTQSAFTGLAQTLSYLAPSLLTAFVARDVLDANGIPVIVRIAFVIGAILSISTIVWSVFRVPELPLTEAEQAELAEKPLTVRATIAEIGDALRDMPRPMKQLAGAMLCQWYAMFAYWQYITFAVGRTMYNTSDPASAAFREATLTTQQAGAFYNFIAFLGALVLIPVVRRFGARHTHAACLAASGVAMLLIPGASTPAALFVLMLGIGIGWAGMMGNTYVMLADCIPPQRNGIYMGIFNLFIVVPMLIQTLTMPLIYGPALGSDPRNVLMLGGALMLAGALATLLVDAGHRRPAEQGLVTG, from the coding sequence ATGGCGAACAAGCCGCGGCTTTCGTTGCTCAGAATCATCGAGATGAACATCGGCTTCTTCGGGCTGCAGTTCAGCTTCGGTCTGCAACAGGCCAATATGGGACCGATCTACGGCTTCCTCGGCGCAGACGAGGCGACCATGCCGCTGCTGTGGCTGGCCGGGCCGATGACGGGTCTGATCATTCAGCCGATCATCGGTGCGATGAGCGATCGCACCAACACCCGCATGGGCCGCCGCACGCCCTATTTCCTGATCGGCGCGGTGATCTGCACGCTCAGCCTGTTCGCGATGCCCTATTCGAGCGCGCTGTGGATGGCGGCGAGCCTGCTGTGGATCCTCGATGCCGGCAACAACATCACGATGGAGCCCTATCGCGCATATGTCGCCGACCGACTGGCAGCGGATCAGCGATCGGTCGGGTTCCTGACCCAGAGCGCCTTCACCGGCCTTGCCCAGACGCTGTCCTATCTCGCGCCGAGCCTGCTCACCGCCTTCGTTGCGCGCGATGTGCTGGATGCCAACGGCATTCCGGTGATCGTTCGGATCGCTTTCGTGATCGGGGCGATCCTGTCGATTTCGACCATCGTGTGGTCGGTCTTCCGGGTGCCCGAGCTGCCGCTCACCGAGGCCGAACAGGCCGAGCTCGCCGAAAAGCCGCTGACCGTGCGCGCGACGATCGCCGAAATCGGCGATGCGCTGCGCGATATGCCGCGCCCGATGAAGCAACTGGCGGGCGCGATGCTGTGCCAGTGGTATGCGATGTTCGCCTATTGGCAGTACATCACCTTCGCGGTGGGCCGCACGATGTACAACACCAGCGATCCCGCCAGCGCAGCCTTCCGCGAGGCGACGCTGACCACCCAGCAGGCGGGGGCGTTCTACAACTTCATCGCCTTCCTCGGCGCGCTGGTGCTGATCCCCGTAGTGCGGCGCTTCGGCGCGCGGCACACCCATGCAGCCTGCCTTGCCGCTTCGGGCGTCGCGATGCTGCTGATCCCCGGTGCGAGCACGCCCGCGGCGCTGTTCGTGCTGATGCTCGGTATCGGCATCGGCTGGGCCGGAATGATGGGCAACACCTATGTCATGCTGGCCGACTGCATCCCCCCGCAGCGCAACGGCATCTACATGGGCATCTTCAACCTGTTCATCGTTGTGCCGATGCTGATCCAGACGCTGACGATGCCGCTGATCTACGGCCCGGCGCTGGGCAGCGACCCGCGCAATGTGCTGATGCTCGGCGGAGCCTTGATGCTGGCGGGCGCCTTGGCTACGTTGCTGGTCGACGCCGGGCACCGCCGCCCGGCCGAACAGGGGCTGGTCACCGGTTAG